The Paraburkholderia sp. ZP32-5 genome includes a window with the following:
- a CDS encoding cell division protein ZapA has translation MTTKQIEVSILDVPYRLACSPETEGALLEAVARVDAEMKKIRSASNVRGTDRIAVMAALSLASELLKLQSSVRHGEAFPAEEIRRTMQQMNDQLGTVIQQYSM, from the coding sequence ATGACCACCAAGCAGATCGAAGTCTCGATCCTCGACGTACCCTATCGTCTCGCGTGCTCGCCGGAAACCGAAGGCGCGCTGCTCGAAGCGGTGGCGCGCGTCGACGCGGAAATGAAAAAAATTCGTAGCGCGAGCAACGTGCGCGGCACGGATCGCATTGCCGTCATGGCTGCGCTGTCGCTGGCATCGGAACTGCTTAAGCTGCAAAGCAGCGTAAGACACGGAGAAGCATTTCCCGCTGAAGAAATCCGGCGTACAATGCAGCAAATGAACGATCAGCTAGGTACTGTGATCCAACAGTACAGCATGTAG
- a CDS encoding ATPase encodes MLTELESLSQNIGKLIAISQRHNEARLALEEQLAHSRAEVEATRAELAQLRAERDALQAERDTLSAKIDDAQVRLNAILEKLPRARASSEPDNQLDLLDSGHPEGEEAESDVSRHGENA; translated from the coding sequence ATGCTCACCGAACTCGAATCACTCTCCCAGAATATCGGCAAGCTGATTGCGATCAGCCAGCGCCACAACGAAGCGCGGCTCGCGCTCGAAGAGCAGCTCGCGCACTCACGTGCCGAAGTCGAGGCCACCCGTGCGGAACTCGCGCAATTGCGCGCGGAGCGCGACGCGCTGCAAGCCGAACGCGACACACTGTCCGCCAAGATCGACGACGCGCAGGTGCGCCTGAATGCGATTCTCGAAAAATTGCCGCGCGCACGCGCGAGCAGCGAACCGGATAACCAGCTCGATCTGCTCGACTCTGGCCATCCCGAAGGCGAAGAAGCGGAAAGCGACGTCAGCCGCCACGGAGAAAACGCATGA